The proteins below come from a single Macrobrachium nipponense isolate FS-2020 chromosome 17, ASM1510439v2, whole genome shotgun sequence genomic window:
- the LOC135195863 gene encoding uncharacterized protein LOC135195863: MPAPTYALAKRLNHILTPCVPSRYNLHSSAEFLEEIRDSPETGIIALLDVESLFTNVQVDETIDMVLDRVYRDQSTPPLNIPEAALRALLEICTKKAPFSTHRGQMFHQKDGVAMGSPLGILFANFYMGTVEVRVFGQIQRPRKYARYIDDIFVQADDEE, from the coding sequence ATGCCAGCCCCAACGTACGCCCTAGCCAAACGTCTGAACCATATTTTGACTCCATGCGTCCCGAGTAGGTATAACCTACATTCATCAGCAGAATTCCTTGAAGAGATTCGTGACTCCCCAGAAACAGGTATCATCGCCTTGCTGGACGTGGAATCATTGTTTACAAACGTCCAAGTTGATGAAACTATAGACATGGTTTTAGACCGTGTCTATAGGGACCAATCAACCCCACCACTTAACATCCCTGAAGCTGCCTTGCGGGCCCTCCTCGAGATTTGCACGAAGAAagcccccttctccacccacagaggccagaTGTTCCACCAGAAggatggtgtagcgatgggatcccctttgggcATTCTATTCgccaacttttacatgggaacaGTGGAGGTAAGAGTCTTCGGGCAAATACAACGTCCCCGCAAGTATGCAAGATACATAGACGACATCTTCGTTCAAGCCGACGATGAGGAATAG